DNA from Acidobacteriota bacterium:
ATAAATTCCAAAGAAAAAAACCGCGCAAAGGACAACAATGGTGGTCCCGTAAACTTCTTTTCGCCCCGGCCAGGAAACCTTGCGCATCTCCATTTTGACGTCGCCAAAGAACTGATTGATCCTG
Protein-coding regions in this window:
- the secE gene encoding preprotein translocase subunit SecE, whose protein sequence is MLESLKVSRINQFFGDVKMEMRKVSWPGRKEVYGTTIVVLCAVFFFGIYLGLVDTILQYGVQGLYGWLAGR